The window GTGTTTTTTCAACTTGTGAAATGAAAGAGTAAATTAGGTTATAAATTAACGACATATGAAAATCCGTAATCACTTTGTCTTTAGTCAAAGGATGTTCAACTATAAATCGGTCAAAAAAATCTTTTCCTTTGATAAATAAGGGCGACTGTAAACTTTGAATTTCTGAGCTAATGGGCATAAATTCACTCATGTTAGAAGAATCGAAATGGATGTAGAAAATATTAGCAAAATACAAAGAGAAAAAGTATAGCAATTTGTACCTTGTTTCGTTATAATCTGAGTTTTGTTTTAATTTGGGGAATTCTATCAATAATGAGCTAATCAATTGTTTGCAGTAGTCAATTAATTCATTGTTTAGCAGAAATAATTCTTTTCCAATATCCAATTGAATTTCTTCAGAATCTCTATAAGAACTAAAAACGCGTCCCATAAGATTGAAAAAGAGACTTTCCATGTTCATTTTTTCAGGATCGTTAATTAAAGGATAACTAGTATTGAGTAACTGGACTAAGGGACGAGAGAGGTCTGTATTTGAGCGAAAGACGGAGAGTGTTTCTAGAAAAGGTTCTTCTAATTTCAGTGCTGCTTGTTTAGAAGGGAAAAAACGATGAATAACCGCTAAAGAGTATAGGTATTTAGATTGCTTGGAGACAGAGAGGTTAAAAATAAATTTTAATTCATCCTCAGTAAAACACTGGTAAACTTCATCAAGGGTTATATTTTCAAAGGGCCATTCAATTCCTTGATTTACATTCCAGAAAAAATATGTTTCAAACAAACGGATATTTGTTGCGCTACCAGAGATAAAAATGTTATCTAATTTTTTTGAGTATTCAATTTTAATGTGGAATGGAGCTAGAAATTGATTCGCTTCTAATAATAATTTATATACATAAGGTAAACTAATGCATAACATTTCCGGTAAGTCTGAAAGGTGTTTAATGGAACTTGAGAAGACTTTTTGAAGGAGCTGAAAGTTAAGTGAATTTGAGTAATAGGATAAATTCATTTTTTTTATTACATAGTAACCATTAAATGGGGTAGCGTTATCAAATCGATACTCACCACGCTTATCAATAATTTTCATTTGATTAAATTCTTTAATGGCTTGAAGATCTTCGTTTAAAGAAAGTGCATACCGCTTTAATGTAGACAAAGAAATATCCAATTTTTGGAAGATGCTATCTTTGGAGACAAAATCATCTTGTTCCACTAGATATTTAAGTAGAGCTAACTTCCCAACTTCTCTGTTATTTAGAATCATTAATTAACTTCCTTTCAATAAAATATGATTAAACATACCATGATTGTTATAAAAAAGAAAGGCAACTTAGAATCAGAGACCTGAATAAAATGCATGTTAAAATATGGATTATTAGAAAATTATGAGAATTCATTTATTCTGAAAACACCTTTAAATGCTGATATACTATCATTTTTAGACTAGTTTGTCGAATGGATTTGATTGAATTTATTGCATTTTTATATAGAGAAAAGAATCAAATTTTAGTCAAAAGAGTATATCTAATGTTGTTATTAAATGGAAAAAAATCTAAGGAAACAAAGAAGACTGCTATATCGGTATTGTGAATGTATGAACAATTAATCGGTATTGTTTTTTGAAAGAGAATTCGATCAGAATAAGAAAAAGGGTTTCATATAAATTATTAAAATTTATTGATACAATTACATCAGAAAGTAATTTATGAATATTTTGTATTTTAATTTAAATCTATAGATATTATTTTTTTTAAGAATTAATTAAATGTTAATTATTTCTATAGTCAGTTAAAAATTGGCGTTAAAGTGAAGGAATTAACAGTTTCCTCATTACTAACTGAACGTTTGGAGGGGTATAAGTAGGATGAAAAAAGTAAAGTTGCTTTATTTTATTGTCTTTCTGGTTTCAATTTTATTACTAATGGTAAGTTCCATTTTTTTTACTGCACAAGTCGTAAAAGCTAGCAGTGCTGAAACTGAGGTAGGAATTATTTTTGAACTAGATGCTAATGGAGGAAGTACTGTTGATTCAACAATTCCAAAGCCAAATCCTGGAGAGGGAAATCAAGGCAATACAGGATCAAACTTTCCTCAAACAGGAGAGAAAAAATCATTGTTTTATAGTTTTATCGGATCTTGGATTTTAATGATTCTATTTGTAATCATTTTAATTAATAAAAAAAGAAAAAGGGGAAATTAAATTATGAAAAAAGGGAACTTGGTTACTGCTACATTACTTTTGTCAATCGGATTACTTTCACTATCGACTACAGCGGATGCAGTACCATCAGATGCCGAACTTATTTTGCAAACAGGGACAGCACCGGGAACGGGCGTCGTAACATTAGATCAAGCACCAAATTTTAAATTTGGTCCAGAAGATATTGTTGGTGGCGAAGTAGTTTATACAACTAATGCATTAAATCCAATGGCTGTTTCAGATTCTCGTGGTACAGGTGGTGGTTGGGAAATCAAAGCCAATATTACTTCATTTACAGATACTTCAGGGACAAATCCAATTACATTGATAGGAGCTGAATTTATTCTTCCGGCAGTAACTCCAACATCTCCAGGTGGCAGTGTAAAACCAGATGATGGTGTAGAAAAAGTTTTAAATACTCAAGATCAAATCGTTCTTACGGCAAAAAGTGGCGAAGGACTAGGGATATGGGAAGCACAATACGATTTAGCAGGTATAAAAGTTCCAAGTGGAAATTACGTGGGTACGTACAAGGCTACAATGGAATGGACTGCAATCGCAACAGTTTCTCCATAATCGATAAAAGGTTCAAATACTAGTATAAATGAGGAGATTATGATGAAAATATTAGCGTTGACAACAGCTGGATTGTTGGCAATAGGATTTGCAGCAATTCTGGGAGGGAACTTAGTTCAGGCAACACCAACTTTTAATGATGCAATAATTGAATTGAAAAGTGGTGGTGAAGCACCAAATCCTCCAGTTGACCCAAATAATCCAGATAATCCGGTTACTCCAATTGATCCAGATAATCCTGGTACCGGAAACTCAGGCCCGCTATCAATTGATTTTGTTCCAGCTATTAAGTTTGGTACTCGTAAAATCTCATCTAAAACTCAAGTATATTCTGCTTTAAATGAACACCCATATGTGCAAATTACAGATAAAACGGGGAGTAGGAAAGGCTGGACATTAACAGCTACTGCAACGGACTTTATTAGTGGGGAAAATAATAAGTCCAAAATATTAAAAGGTGCTCAGTTGTCTTTCTTAAAAGGGGAAACGAACACAACCAGTTCTAATGTTTCAAATGCACCAGCAATTTCACAAGAGATTGTTTTTTCTAACAAAGATTCACAAGTAGTTATGAATGCTGAAGCTAACGCAGGTCGGGGGACCTGGGTTAGTGTTTGGTCGGGAGAGGCAACTGATAATCGAAAGATGCGTTTATCCGTATTGCCTGGCTCTGCTGAAGCAGGTGCATATAGTTCAACGATTACTTGGACCCTAGTTTCTGGATCAGTAGTTCCATAAGTGTTCATAATTACGGTATTCATAAGGAGTGGCTTAGCATGAAAAAAATCTTATTTGTTCTTGTTCCTATTTTCTTTTTCTTTGTTTTAACGACGGAGATTAAAGCTGAGGAAGTAAATTATAGTGTACGTGCAATTATTCCTGAAAATCAACAGGATAAAAGCAAATCTTATTTTGACTTACGAATGAAACCTGGAGAAAAACAAGAAATTACTCTAGCATTGGATAATTCTTCGGATAAAGAAACGGTATTAGAGATTAAAGCTAATTCTGCTATCACCAATCAGAATGGAGTAATTGATTATAAAGGCACCAAAAAGAAATCCGATTCGACTTTGCCTTTTAATTTTTCAGAAATCATCAGTGGTGAAACAAAGGTTACATTACAGCCAAAGGAAACTAGGAATGTGACTTATGAGATTACAATGCCAGAGAAATCTTTTGATGGAATGGCATTGGGGGGATTATATGTAAAGAAGTTAGATAATGGTCCAGAAGATGAAGAGGCTCAAAAAAATGTTCAGATTAAGAATGTTTTTTCGTATGTCATCCCTGTAGCAGTAAAAGAAACAAATAAAAAAATTGAACCAGAGCTAAAATTAAATGAAATTAATCCAAATTTAGAAAATTATCGAACAGTGGTCACTGCTAATCTTCAAAATAGTAAGCC is drawn from Carnobacterium gallinarum DSM 4847 and contains these coding sequences:
- a CDS encoding DUF916 and DUF3324 domain-containing protein — its product is MKKILFVLVPIFFFFVLTTEIKAEEVNYSVRAIIPENQQDKSKSYFDLRMKPGEKQEITLALDNSSDKETVLEIKANSAITNQNGVIDYKGTKKKSDSTLPFNFSEIISGETKVTLQPKETRNVTYEITMPEKSFDGMALGGLYVKKLDNGPEDEEAQKNVQIKNVFSYVIPVAVKETNKKIEPELKLNEINPNLENYRTVVTANLQNSKPKLESNLSVKAEVTKKGSSTVLHKAEKNSMSMAPNSNFDFPISWDNQKLEAGKYTLKLDVSTSDGNWNFIKDFEIKLAESNKLNKAAVELEEDNSLAFIILGALGVMIIVLLIILILKKRKEQRVDTIND
- a CDS encoding WxL domain-containing protein, which translates into the protein MKKGNLVTATLLLSIGLLSLSTTADAVPSDAELILQTGTAPGTGVVTLDQAPNFKFGPEDIVGGEVVYTTNALNPMAVSDSRGTGGGWEIKANITSFTDTSGTNPITLIGAEFILPAVTPTSPGGSVKPDDGVEKVLNTQDQIVLTAKSGEGLGIWEAQYDLAGIKVPSGNYVGTYKATMEWTAIATVSP
- a CDS encoding LPXTG cell wall anchor domain-containing protein, encoding MKKVKLLYFIVFLVSILLLMVSSIFFTAQVVKASSAETEVGIIFELDANGGSTVDSTIPKPNPGEGNQGNTGSNFPQTGEKKSLFYSFIGSWILMILFVIILINKKRKRGN
- a CDS encoding WxL domain-containing protein; protein product: MMKILALTTAGLLAIGFAAILGGNLVQATPTFNDAIIELKSGGEAPNPPVDPNNPDNPVTPIDPDNPGTGNSGPLSIDFVPAIKFGTRKISSKTQVYSALNEHPYVQITDKTGSRKGWTLTATATDFISGENNKSKILKGAQLSFLKGETNTTSSNVSNAPAISQEIVFSNKDSQVVMNAEANAGRGTWVSVWSGEATDNRKMRLSVLPGSAEAGAYSSTITWTLVSGSVVP
- a CDS encoding helix-turn-helix domain-containing protein, with translation MEQDDFVSKDSIFQKLDISLSTLKRYALSLNEDLQAIKEFNQMKIIDKRGEYRFDNATPFNGYYVIKKMNLSYYSNSLNFQLLQKVFSSSIKHLSDLPEMLCISLPYVYKLLLEANQFLAPFHIKIEYSKKLDNIFISGSATNIRLFETYFFWNVNQGIEWPFENITLDEVYQCFTEDELKFIFNLSVSKQSKYLYSLAVIHRFFPSKQAALKLEEPFLETLSVFRSNTDLSRPLVQLLNTSYPLINDPEKMNMESLFFNLMGRVFSSYRDSEEIQLDIGKELFLLNNELIDYCKQLISSLLIEFPKLKQNSDYNETRYKLLYFFSLYFANIFYIHFDSSNMSEFMPISSEIQSLQSPLFIKGKDFFDRFIVEHPLTKDKVITDFHMSLIYNLIYSFISQVEKTHLTAYIQFSKDMFGESYIHNQLYKLFGKENIMVVDHITDADIIISDFYEYRYKEENYFYFDAVDNKASWSKLFNFVHKHQIESIS